From one Flavobacterium kingsejongi genomic stretch:
- a CDS encoding NAD(P)H-hydrate dehydratase — protein sequence MKILSGDQIRKADSRTLVEQNLTGVALMERAGIVLYKWFNDYLKHTTATIHIFCGTGNNGGDGLVVARLLSFENYNVTVHIVPTSKPTPDFKTNLERLTEAVLYPDHYDKNAALPEISPQDIVIDAIFGSGLNRQPDAGVVRLFQHINNTGATVIAIDIPSGLYLDRKPEREEDVLCAAIVLSLQFPKLVFFLPELQRYLEKFVVLDIGLSKKYSQEVVTVFSYTDADDIQKRLKTFGPYSHKGTFGHVLTIGGSYGKIGSMILASTAALKTGCGLVTAFVPECGYEILQVAIPEVMVVTDKNKNFITAIQYELQPDAVVIGMGMGQNSKTQQALHEFLKSYEKALVIDADGLNIISENKTWLSLLPSKTILTPHPKELERLIGKWKDDFDKIDKTVAFSKKYDIVVLIKGAYSMVVYDGKVHINSTGNPALSTGGSGDVLSGMIASLRAQSYDATDALIIAVYLHGLTADLALADMSYHSFVASDSINYLGRAYQKIGE from the coding sequence ATGAAAATTTTAAGTGGTGATCAGATTCGAAAAGCAGATAGCAGGACGTTAGTAGAACAAAATTTAACCGGGGTAGCACTGATGGAAAGAGCCGGAATAGTACTGTATAAATGGTTCAATGATTACCTGAAACATACCACTGCTACGATACATATTTTTTGTGGAACAGGAAATAATGGAGGTGATGGCCTGGTAGTTGCCCGTTTGTTATCTTTTGAGAATTATAACGTTACAGTGCATATCGTTCCTACCAGCAAGCCGACTCCGGATTTTAAGACTAATTTGGAGCGCCTCACAGAAGCAGTGCTTTATCCGGATCACTATGATAAAAATGCAGCTCTTCCGGAGATTAGCCCTCAGGATATAGTGATAGATGCCATTTTTGGCAGTGGGCTCAACCGACAACCGGATGCTGGAGTCGTGCGCCTTTTTCAGCATATTAATAATACAGGAGCTACAGTAATTGCAATTGATATACCTTCGGGATTATACCTGGACAGGAAACCGGAAAGAGAGGAAGATGTACTCTGTGCTGCGATAGTATTAAGCCTTCAATTTCCAAAATTGGTTTTTTTCCTACCCGAATTACAGCGTTATCTTGAAAAATTTGTGGTATTGGATATTGGGCTCAGTAAAAAATACAGTCAAGAAGTAGTGACCGTTTTTTCATATACCGATGCAGATGACATTCAAAAACGATTAAAAACTTTTGGGCCTTATTCTCATAAGGGAACTTTTGGGCATGTGCTTACTATCGGTGGCAGTTATGGTAAAATCGGATCGATGATTTTAGCTTCTACAGCCGCTTTAAAAACAGGATGTGGGCTTGTGACTGCTTTTGTACCGGAATGCGGTTATGAAATTCTTCAGGTAGCCATACCGGAGGTGATGGTCGTGACCGATAAAAATAAGAACTTCATTACGGCTATTCAATATGAACTTCAGCCGGACGCAGTGGTAATTGGGATGGGAATGGGTCAAAATAGTAAAACACAGCAGGCACTACATGAGTTTCTAAAGTCCTATGAAAAAGCATTGGTCATTGATGCCGATGGACTAAATATTATTTCTGAAAATAAAACCTGGTTATCATTATTGCCGTCAAAAACAATTCTTACGCCACACCCTAAAGAATTAGAGCGTTTGATTGGTAAGTGGAAAGATGATTTTGATAAAATAGATAAAACAGTTGCTTTTTCTAAAAAATATGATATTGTCGTCCTTATTAAAGGAGCCTATTCCATGGTTGTATATGATGGAAAAGTCCATATCAATTCAACCGGAAATCCAGCACTTTCTACCGGTGGGAGTGGAGACGTACTATCGGGTATGATTGCGAGTTTACGCGCACAGTCGTATGATGCGACAGATGCTTTAATTATTGCGGTGTACCTTCATGGACTTACGGCTGACCTTGCACTGGCAGACATGAGCTATCATAGTTTTGTAGCTTCGGATAGTATAAACTATCTGGGCAGGGCGTATCAAAAAATAGGGGAATAA
- a CDS encoding TlpA family protein disulfide reductase produces the protein MKKILGLITLLVLASCSKDADYLLVSGKIINSDGNKITITGDSFEKELTLKPDGTFSDTLDLNYSGAYAIKTNSESNELYLMPGKHLEINADYSDLTKSIAFTGDLSAENNYIKAKTEIKKSLISSNSEFYALSEEAFKEKVEELVGKQKALVEKTKFDVPSYKEEELKNIDYAKALAFVNYPSYHAHYAEAPDYKPSATFPKFDDKLNLDNEKDFYFSNAYKQLVSSKFYEEVEKNTKSEEDKLSDIALPFLKKIKSQNIKNALATDLAYDISPANEKSQQLFDELNKISTNELFKTKLAEKFEKVKKLAKGQPSPSFNYENYKGGTTSLESLKGKYVYVDVWATWCGPCKQEIPSLKATELAYRGKNIEFVSLSIDQQKDHETWKKMVADLQLEGIQLMADKDWKSQFAVDYAVDGIPRFILIDPNGNIVSADAPRPSDPKLKELFTSCLVLE, from the coding sequence ATGAAAAAAATATTAGGACTTATTACGCTTCTTGTACTGGCTTCGTGCAGTAAAGACGCTGATTATTTACTGGTTTCGGGGAAGATTATCAATTCTGATGGAAACAAAATTACTATTACCGGAGATTCTTTTGAAAAAGAGCTGACCCTTAAGCCTGATGGCACCTTTAGCGATACACTGGACCTGAACTATTCCGGAGCTTATGCAATCAAAACCAATAGCGAAAGTAATGAGCTTTACCTTATGCCAGGCAAGCATCTCGAAATCAATGCAGATTATTCAGATCTTACAAAATCAATTGCTTTTACAGGTGACCTGAGTGCCGAAAACAATTATATCAAAGCTAAAACGGAAATCAAAAAATCATTAATTTCTTCCAATAGTGAATTTTATGCCTTATCCGAAGAAGCTTTCAAAGAAAAAGTGGAAGAACTGGTAGGGAAACAAAAAGCATTGGTTGAAAAAACAAAATTTGATGTTCCTTCCTATAAAGAAGAAGAACTTAAAAATATCGATTATGCAAAAGCACTGGCTTTCGTTAACTATCCTTCCTACCATGCGCATTATGCTGAAGCTCCGGATTACAAGCCATCCGCTACTTTTCCGAAATTTGACGATAAACTGAACCTGGATAATGAGAAAGACTTTTATTTCTCTAATGCTTACAAGCAACTCGTATCTTCAAAATTCTATGAAGAGGTAGAAAAAAATACAAAATCAGAAGAGGATAAACTTTCGGATATCGCACTTCCTTTCCTTAAAAAGATAAAAAGCCAAAACATTAAAAATGCTTTAGCTACTGATTTAGCTTATGATATTTCACCAGCTAATGAGAAATCACAGCAACTTTTTGATGAACTTAATAAAATTTCAACGAATGAACTATTCAAAACTAAGCTTGCAGAGAAATTTGAAAAAGTAAAGAAATTAGCCAAAGGGCAACCTTCACCTTCTTTTAACTATGAAAATTATAAAGGTGGCACTACCTCCCTTGAAAGCCTGAAAGGGAAATATGTTTATGTAGATGTATGGGCTACATGGTGTGGGCCTTGCAAACAGGAAATTCCTTCATTAAAAGCAACTGAGTTAGCCTACAGAGGTAAAAACATCGAATTTGTAAGCCTTTCCATTGATCAGCAGAAAGATCATGAAACCTGGAAAAAAATGGTGGCCGATTTACAACTGGAAGGTATTCAGTTGATGGCAGATAAAGACTGGAAATCACAGTTTGCAGTAGATTATGCTGTAGATGGTATTCCAAGATTCATCCTGATAGACCCTAATGGAAATATCGTTTCGGCAGATGCGCCAAGACCATCGGATCCAAAACTAAAAGAACTTTTTACTTCTTGTCTAGTCCTAGAATAG
- the thrA gene encoding bifunctional aspartate kinase/homoserine dehydrogenase I, translating into MKILKFGGTSVAHAENILKVVAILKNQIQNEPRLIVVVSAMGGITDLLLTAAENAADKKQEYKALFETIEFRHFEVIRELIPIVAQSAIISHTKRTLNHLETLLDGCFLLGELSKRTKDGIISFGELLSSYIITEALKVQGLKAILQDSRELIQTNDHFGKAMVDFEVSNILIKKYLATVDNPLVVVPGFIARTQDGHTTTLGRGGSDYTAAILAAALQADLLEIWTDVSGMYTANPKLVKHAYPITDITYQEAMELSHFGAKVLYPPTIQPVFNSKIPIAIKNTFAPLATGTLITEYGNPKSNPIKGITHIDKITLLTIEGSGIIGVSGTSKRIFEALGNKNISVIFITQASSEYSICIGISDADTTEAKKALDTVFAFEISQFKIIPCAIESGLSIIAVVGENMKNYQGLSGSVFSTLGRNNINVRAIAQGASERNISAVIQSSDTKKAINSLHEKFFEEDSRQLNLFVMGVGNVGERFIAQIMQQKHYLKAHHKITIRIIALSNSRKMIFDEDGILLKNWQADIENGIPSNIHIFQQKVKAANFRNSIFIDNTASSAVAEGYSYYLENSIAVVTCNKIACSSSFDKYRQLKDLSRKFNAPFLYETNVGAGLPIIDTVKNLMASGDKIHTIQAVLSGSLNFIFNNFNTENSFYDIVQQAQAEGYTEPDPKIDLSGIDVMRKILILARESGLAMEMEAIENISFLPESSLSTDTVADFLSSLATNSHHFESLLLKANEKNCRLKYVAQLKNGKASVSLQQIPKDHPFYAVEGKDNIVLLFTERYNEQPLLIKGAGAGAAVTASGIFADVIRIGNN; encoded by the coding sequence ATGAAGATATTAAAATTCGGTGGAACTTCTGTTGCACATGCGGAAAATATTTTAAAAGTGGTTGCGATACTTAAAAATCAAATCCAAAACGAACCCAGGCTTATTGTTGTTGTTTCTGCCATGGGAGGCATTACTGATCTACTATTGACTGCAGCGGAAAATGCAGCGGATAAAAAACAGGAATACAAAGCGCTTTTTGAGACTATCGAATTCCGTCATTTTGAAGTGATAAGGGAATTAATCCCGATTGTAGCACAAAGCGCTATTATCAGTCATACCAAACGTACTTTAAATCATTTAGAAACCTTACTTGACGGCTGTTTCCTGCTTGGAGAACTCTCAAAACGAACCAAAGATGGGATCATCAGTTTTGGTGAGTTGCTCTCCTCTTACATCATTACAGAAGCACTAAAAGTTCAGGGACTAAAAGCGATACTACAAGACAGCCGGGAACTGATCCAAACGAATGATCATTTTGGTAAGGCTATGGTCGATTTTGAAGTTTCCAATATACTGATAAAGAAGTATTTGGCGACTGTTGATAATCCGTTAGTTGTCGTTCCGGGTTTTATTGCCCGTACACAGGACGGCCATACCACTACTTTAGGGCGTGGTGGTTCGGATTATACCGCTGCCATACTTGCTGCGGCCCTACAGGCTGATCTATTAGAAATCTGGACCGATGTAAGTGGTATGTATACTGCGAATCCAAAATTGGTCAAACATGCTTATCCCATAACCGATATCACGTATCAGGAAGCGATGGAACTCTCTCATTTTGGGGCCAAAGTACTCTATCCCCCGACCATACAACCGGTTTTCAATTCCAAAATTCCAATTGCGATTAAAAACACATTTGCCCCCCTCGCAACTGGAACCTTAATTACAGAATATGGAAACCCGAAAAGCAATCCTATTAAAGGTATTACCCATATCGATAAGATTACCTTACTTACTATTGAAGGATCAGGCATTATAGGAGTTTCCGGTACTTCCAAAAGAATATTTGAAGCACTGGGCAATAAAAACATTAGCGTTATATTTATAACTCAGGCTTCTTCAGAATACTCCATTTGTATTGGCATAAGCGATGCTGATACTACTGAAGCTAAGAAAGCATTGGATACTGTTTTCGCATTTGAAATTTCACAGTTTAAAATTATACCCTGTGCTATTGAAAGCGGTTTATCGATTATTGCTGTAGTTGGGGAAAATATGAAAAACTATCAGGGGCTTAGCGGTAGCGTTTTCAGCACTCTGGGGCGTAATAACATTAATGTCCGGGCGATCGCACAAGGCGCCTCAGAACGAAATATTTCCGCAGTAATCCAAAGCAGTGATACCAAAAAAGCCATCAATAGCCTTCATGAAAAGTTTTTCGAAGAAGACAGCAGGCAATTAAATCTGTTTGTGATGGGTGTCGGTAATGTTGGTGAACGATTTATAGCGCAAATAATGCAGCAAAAGCACTATCTGAAAGCGCATCATAAAATTACAATCCGCATCATTGCACTTTCCAATTCCAGAAAGATGATTTTTGATGAAGATGGAATTTTACTAAAAAACTGGCAGGCCGATATAGAAAATGGTATCCCTTCCAATATTCACATATTCCAGCAAAAAGTAAAAGCGGCTAATTTCAGAAACAGCATTTTTATTGATAATACGGCCAGCAGTGCAGTTGCTGAGGGCTATAGCTATTATCTTGAAAATAGTATTGCTGTAGTAACCTGCAATAAAATTGCCTGCTCTTCTTCGTTTGATAAATATAGGCAGCTGAAAGACCTATCCCGTAAATTTAATGCCCCCTTTTTATATGAAACAAATGTGGGTGCCGGATTACCAATTATTGACACCGTAAAAAACCTCATGGCTTCCGGCGATAAAATCCATACGATCCAAGCCGTTCTTTCCGGTAGCCTGAACTTTATATTCAATAATTTCAATACAGAAAACAGCTTTTACGATATCGTACAACAAGCTCAGGCAGAAGGCTATACTGAACCAGATCCGAAAATTGATTTAAGTGGTATTGATGTAATGCGTAAAATATTAATCCTTGCCCGGGAAAGTGGTTTGGCTATGGAAATGGAGGCCATAGAAAATATTTCTTTTCTTCCGGAATCCAGCTTATCTACTGATACTGTAGCTGATTTCCTGAGCAGTTTAGCCACAAATAGCCACCATTTTGAATCATTGCTGCTCAAGGCAAATGAAAAAAATTGCAGATTGAAATATGTAGCGCAACTAAAAAATGGCAAGGCAAGTGTCAGCTTACAGCAGATTCCAAAAGACCATCCGTTTTATGCTGTTGAAGGAAAAGACAATATCGTGCTTTTATTTACAGAGCGCTATAATGAACAACCCCTATTAATCAAAGGAGCCGGAGCCGGAGCCGCAGTAACAGCTTCGGGTATTTTTGCAGATGTGATCCGGATTGGTAATAACTAA
- a CDS encoding IS3 family transposase, which yields MFGIDRQVYYRSIKRKILKQSKSEQVILMVRKIRMKMPRIGTRKLYYLLNQELRALKIGRDMFFNILKVNHLLISPKRSYHITTNSYHRFKKHKNLIENLKIIRPEQVWVSDITYIGKRSKPCYLSLVTDAYSKRIMGFNVATNLNAENSLKALQMALKSRKNSCLSLIHHSDRGIQYCSDEYQKVISKTKNLRCSMTESYDPYQNAVAERVNGILKQEFLVDRYNDQQLNIIKLVVKESIQIYNLVRPHCSNHMLTPMQMHQQKEIEMKTYKTKNRSNHEATSV from the coding sequence TTGTTCGGGATAGACAGGCAGGTCTATTATCGTAGCATTAAAAGAAAAATCTTAAAGCAATCAAAGTCTGAACAAGTCATTCTTATGGTAAGAAAGATTAGGATGAAAATGCCTCGTATCGGTACGAGAAAGTTGTATTATTTATTAAACCAGGAGCTTAGAGCATTGAAGATTGGAAGAGATATGTTTTTTAATATCCTCAAAGTAAACCATCTGCTAATATCTCCAAAACGGAGCTATCATATTACGACTAACTCATATCATCGTTTTAAAAAACACAAGAATTTAATTGAAAACTTAAAAATAATACGTCCTGAACAGGTTTGGGTATCCGATATTACATACATCGGAAAAAGAAGTAAGCCCTGCTATTTAAGCTTAGTAACAGATGCATATTCAAAACGGATCATGGGATTTAATGTAGCTACTAATTTAAATGCCGAAAATAGTCTTAAAGCTTTACAAATGGCTCTTAAGAGCAGGAAAAATAGTTGTTTGTCGTTAATCCATCACTCAGATAGAGGTATACAATATTGTTCTGATGAATATCAAAAAGTGATAAGCAAGACTAAAAACCTGCGCTGTAGCATGACTGAGTCTTATGATCCATATCAAAATGCGGTCGCTGAAAGGGTAAATGGAATATTAAAACAGGAGTTTTTAGTAGATAGGTATAATGATCAGCAACTTAATATTATTAAGTTAGTAGTTAAGGAATCTATACAGATTTATAATCTAGTAAGACCGCATTGCTCTAATCATATGCTTACTCCGATGCAAATGCATCAGCAAAAAGAAATAGAAATGAAAACCTATAAAACAAAAAACAGAAGTAACCATGAAGCTACTTCTGTCTAA
- a CDS encoding homoserine kinase, with product MDEIKLFAPATIANLSCGFDVLGVCLDHIGDEMIIRKSRTKGIRIIEITGADLPMDTKQNVAGVAGLALLDQFHTEIGFEIRIHKKIKAGSGLGSSAASAAGAVFGINELLGRPFSSADLIPFAMEGERLASGTAHADNVAPALLGGFALIRSYAPLDIIKINAPQALFATVIHPQIEVRTADARSVLRENIPLGKAVIQCGNIAGLISGLYTEDYGLIGRSLHDEIVEPLRSILIPGFEKLKMAALDNGALGSGISGSGPSVFALSKGIETAKNVAVAISNIYTEMQLPFEVHVSGINPAGIKIIS from the coding sequence ATGGATGAAATAAAACTATTTGCCCCAGCTACAATCGCCAATTTATCATGCGGTTTTGATGTACTGGGTGTCTGCCTCGATCATATTGGTGATGAAATGATTATCCGGAAAAGCCGGACAAAAGGCATCCGTATTATTGAAATTACCGGTGCCGACCTTCCTATGGACACAAAACAAAATGTAGCAGGTGTAGCAGGTTTGGCATTATTGGATCAGTTCCACACTGAAATTGGTTTTGAAATCAGGATCCATAAAAAAATAAAAGCCGGTAGTGGACTCGGAAGCAGTGCCGCCAGTGCTGCCGGAGCTGTATTTGGGATTAATGAACTGCTGGGCAGGCCCTTTTCATCGGCAGATCTTATTCCTTTTGCCATGGAAGGCGAACGCCTGGCTTCCGGGACAGCACATGCAGACAACGTGGCACCGGCGCTATTGGGAGGTTTTGCATTAATCCGAAGTTATGCTCCTCTGGACATTATTAAAATAAACGCCCCGCAAGCCCTTTTTGCCACTGTTATCCATCCACAGATTGAAGTGCGAACCGCAGATGCCAGATCTGTACTTCGCGAAAATATACCCCTTGGGAAAGCTGTTATCCAATGTGGAAATATTGCCGGGCTTATCAGTGGGCTATATACCGAAGATTATGGATTGATCGGGCGATCGCTTCATGATGAAATTGTCGAGCCTTTGCGTAGTATCCTCATACCAGGATTCGAAAAACTAAAGATGGCAGCTCTGGATAATGGCGCATTAGGCAGTGGGATTTCCGGATCCGGACCTTCTGTATTCGCTTTAAGCAAAGGGATTGAAACCGCTAAAAATGTAGCAGTTGCGATTTCAAATATTTATACCGAAATGCAACTTCCGTTTGAAGTCCATGTATCCGGAATCAATCCAGCCGGAATTAAAATAATATCTTAA
- the thrC gene encoding threonine synthase, with the protein MKYISLNDKAPKVGFREAVFNGLAPDRGLYFPETIMPLPNLFFETIQDLTPEEIGYQALKQFVGDAIPEMALREIISDTLSFDFPLVAIEKRTYALELFHGPTLAFKDVGARFMARCLAYFNSKTKISNSTVLVATSGDTGGAVANGFLDTPGIEVVILYPSGKVSEIQEKQLTTLGKNTNALEVKGDFDACQEMVKKAFLDPGLAHRKLTSANSINVARWLPQMLYFFLAYKNLKSKGEASNVVFSIPCGNFGNCCAGMMAAQLGLPVSHFIAATNSNDTVPRFTVSGKYEPGVTIPTISNAMDVSNPSNFIRILKLYENKIQLLQQSFSSYSFSDTETLQAMQELYKKSGYIADPHGAIGYLGLKKYNGDNDYTGVFLETAHPIKFKETVEAILSEKLEVPAQIQELLDKKKQSHTIAGYEDLKSFLLGNSNG; encoded by the coding sequence ATGAAATATATCAGTCTAAATGATAAAGCACCAAAAGTAGGATTTCGGGAAGCTGTATTTAATGGCCTTGCTCCCGATCGTGGATTGTACTTTCCGGAAACAATTATGCCACTGCCCAATCTTTTTTTTGAAACTATCCAGGATCTTACTCCCGAAGAAATCGGCTATCAGGCTTTGAAGCAATTTGTGGGAGATGCAATTCCGGAAATGGCATTGCGCGAAATCATTTCCGATACGCTTTCTTTTGATTTTCCATTAGTCGCTATCGAAAAAAGAACCTATGCCCTGGAGTTGTTCCACGGCCCTACCCTGGCATTCAAGGATGTTGGGGCACGATTTATGGCGCGATGCCTTGCCTATTTTAATTCTAAAACTAAAATATCAAACAGTACTGTTCTTGTCGCAACATCCGGAGATACTGGCGGAGCGGTAGCCAATGGGTTCCTCGACACACCCGGTATCGAAGTTGTGATCCTCTATCCTTCAGGAAAAGTCAGTGAAATACAGGAAAAACAACTGACCACTTTGGGAAAAAACACTAACGCTCTTGAAGTTAAAGGTGATTTTGATGCCTGTCAGGAAATGGTAAAAAAAGCCTTTTTAGATCCTGGCCTGGCCCATAGAAAACTGACTTCCGCAAATTCTATCAATGTAGCCCGATGGCTTCCGCAAATGCTTTACTTCTTTTTGGCCTATAAAAACTTAAAAAGTAAAGGAGAAGCTTCCAATGTAGTGTTTAGCATTCCCTGCGGGAATTTTGGAAACTGTTGTGCCGGTATGATGGCCGCTCAATTGGGATTGCCAGTGTCGCATTTTATAGCTGCTACCAATAGCAACGATACTGTACCGCGGTTTACAGTTAGCGGAAAATATGAACCTGGTGTTACTATCCCAACAATTTCGAATGCAATGGATGTCAGCAATCCCAGTAATTTTATCAGGATATTAAAGCTCTATGAAAATAAAATTCAGCTATTACAACAATCATTTTCATCCTACAGTTTTAGTGACACAGAAACATTGCAAGCCATGCAGGAATTATATAAAAAATCAGGATATATCGCTGATCCCCATGGTGCGATAGGCTATTTGGGATTGAAAAAATACAATGGGGATAACGATTATACCGGAGTATTCTTGGAAACCGCACATCCAATAAAATTCAAAGAAACAGTAGAAGCGATTCTTTCAGAAAAATTAGAAGTACCAGCACAAATACAGGAGTTATTGGATAAAAAGAAACAAAGCCATACTATTGCAGGCTATGAAGATCTTAAATCCTTTTTATTAGGCAATAGCAATGGATAA
- the gcvT gene encoding glycine cleavage system aminomethyltransferase GcvT, whose translation MKNTALTHVHESLGAKMVPFAGYNMPVQYEGVIAEHETVRNTVGVFDVSHMGEFFLRGENALALIQKVTTNDASKLVVGKAQYSCMPNNEGGIVDDLLIYKISDVEYLLVVNASNIEKDWDWIWKHNDLGVEMENASEGYSLLAIQGPHAATALQALTHVDLHNMDYYSFKIGKFADKDDVIISATGYTGSGGFELYFKNEDAEDIWNAIFEAGLPFGIKPIGLAARDTLRLEMGFCLYGNDINDTTSPIEAGLGWITKFDKTFTNSEAIKAQKENGVTKKLIAFELTDRGIPRHDYEIVDATGTVIGHVTSGTMSPSLNKGIGLGYVSLPYSKVDSDIFIRIRKNDVPAKVVKLPFYKK comes from the coding sequence ATGAAAAATACTGCGCTTACGCATGTTCACGAAAGTTTAGGAGCAAAAATGGTACCTTTTGCGGGTTACAATATGCCTGTTCAATACGAAGGAGTTATTGCTGAACATGAAACAGTACGTAATACTGTCGGAGTGTTTGATGTTTCCCACATGGGTGAATTCTTTCTGAGAGGCGAAAATGCCCTGGCATTAATCCAAAAAGTAACGACAAATGATGCTTCCAAACTTGTAGTAGGTAAAGCACAATATTCATGTATGCCCAATAATGAAGGTGGAATCGTAGATGATTTACTGATTTATAAAATTTCTGATGTGGAATATTTATTGGTTGTAAATGCTTCCAACATCGAAAAAGACTGGGACTGGATCTGGAAACATAATGATTTAGGGGTAGAAATGGAAAATGCTTCTGAAGGCTATTCGCTATTGGCAATCCAGGGACCACATGCGGCAACCGCTTTACAGGCATTAACGCATGTAGACCTCCATAATATGGACTATTATAGTTTCAAAATCGGAAAATTTGCGGATAAGGATGATGTAATTATTTCCGCAACTGGTTATACAGGTTCCGGTGGTTTCGAACTTTATTTTAAAAACGAAGATGCTGAAGACATCTGGAATGCTATTTTTGAAGCCGGGCTTCCTTTTGGCATTAAACCAATTGGCCTTGCGGCACGTGACACCTTACGTCTCGAAATGGGATTCTGCCTGTATGGGAATGATATCAACGACACCACTTCTCCTATTGAAGCCGGATTGGGCTGGATTACCAAATTCGATAAAACATTTACAAATTCTGAAGCTATAAAAGCACAGAAAGAAAATGGTGTCACTAAAAAACTAATTGCTTTTGAGTTAACCGATCGTGGAATCCCACGTCATGATTACGAAATTGTTGATGCTACCGGAACAGTTATTGGACACGTAACCTCAGGAACCATGTCTCCTTCCCTTAATAAAGGAATTGGTTTAGGCTATGTAAGCCTGCCGTATAGCAAAGTCGACTCTGATATCTTTATTCGGATCCGTAAAAACGATGTTCCAGCTAAAGTGGTAAAGTTGCCTTTTTATAAAAAATAA